The Lutibacter sp. Hel_I_33_5 genome has a window encoding:
- a CDS encoding type IX secretion system membrane protein PorP/SprF: MKLSYKIVLFFLLLLSIDSVVGQQDPQYTQYMYNTMAINPGYTGSKGHLSVTALARTQWVGLNGAPDTQTFSFHTPIGYSRVGIGLNVINDKLGPSHETYFDGNVSYTIRTSDEGKLAFGLRLGGRTLNLDWSRGIYKDPDAVFSQNVSNRFLPSIGAGLYFYKPNWYLGLSVPNFLRTDHYDDFIESVAKERMHYFLIAGVVFDLNDDLKLKPAAIAKIVSGAPLSLDISANLLFKERLSVGLAWRWDDSISTLFGIQITDTLNIGYAYDLTTSNYQNYNSGTHEVMLRFDVNKPKLKSPRFF, encoded by the coding sequence ATGAAATTGTCATACAAAATAGTACTGTTCTTTCTACTGCTTTTAAGCATAGATTCAGTGGTTGGTCAACAAGATCCACAGTACACACAATATATGTATAATACTATGGCTATTAATCCTGGTTATACAGGTTCTAAAGGTCATTTAAGTGTTACAGCATTAGCAAGAACTCAATGGGTAGGTTTAAATGGTGCGCCAGATACGCAAACATTTAGTTTTCATACACCTATAGGTTATAGTAGAGTTGGTATTGGTTTGAATGTTATTAATGATAAATTAGGGCCTTCTCATGAGACGTATTTTGATGGAAATGTTTCCTATACAATTAGAACAAGTGATGAAGGTAAGTTAGCATTCGGACTTCGTTTAGGAGGAAGAACTTTAAATTTAGACTGGTCTAGAGGAATTTACAAAGATCCAGATGCGGTTTTTAGTCAGAATGTAAGTAACCGATTTTTACCAAGTATTGGTGCAGGATTGTATTTTTATAAGCCAAATTGGTATTTAGGATTGTCTGTTCCAAACTTTTTAAGAACAGATCATTATGATGATTTTATTGAATCCGTAGCAAAAGAACGTATGCATTATTTTTTAATTGCTGGTGTTGTTTTTGATCTTAATGATGATTTAAAATTAAAGCCAGCTGCTATTGCAAAAATAGTTTCTGGAGCTCCTTTATCATTAGATATTTCAGCAAATTTATTATTTAAGGAACGTTTAAGTGTTGGATTGGCTTGGAGATGGGATGATTCAATCAGTACACTTTTTGGAATACAAATTACGGACACGTTAAATATTGGATATGCTTATGATTTAACTACTTCTAATTATCAGAATTATAATAGCGGTACTCATGAAGTTATGTTACGATTTGATGTAAATAAACCCAAACTTAAATCTCCAAGATTCTTTTAA
- a CDS encoding OmpA family protein — translation MKKYTTLFLLFFIATSFGQEYAADRAFKDFSYIKSAKLYKRVYQKGDSSKLVLSRLADSYYFNNETEEAEKWYSKLFNLYEQDSLTTENYFKYAQTLKTNGNYKESDKWLTKLKEFNTKDSRSKKLADKTDYLSEFSKNKEKFQHIHNLSINTPYSDYGTFITDSLVYFASARPKNFKSGDRIYKWNGQPFLNVYQSTEKVISNVNDSIHKSDLVNPTRVIDINTKYHEASAIVTKDGATMYFTRDNFDGRRLRNDRNNVAHLKIYKATKIDGEWDKIVELPFNSNKFSNGHPALSPDEKTLYFVSDMPNGYGKTDLYRVRILENNEYGTPINLGADINTEGREMFPFISKDNFLYFSSDGHIGLGSLDIFESKIDTVGLAFSSVNNLAKPINSKKDDFSFSLNSTSKRGYFSSNRAGGKGDDDIYSFFVYPPKKKVIPVCKQEIIGVVKDEITKKLMPGATIILLDENKKEVEKLVVGNDASFKFILPCDKEYTIKASKQYYNDDLLNFVSTPVKGELTPKELFLNLNNDFVYSDNLEKIIRIDPIYFDVNKSKIRPDAAIVLDRVVAIMKKYPELIVRSSSHTDSRGRDSYNEALSTRRANSSVQYIVSKGITQNRITGVGYGETQLVNHCGNRVRCSKDEHQLNRRTEFVVVNFDSKN, via the coding sequence ATGAAAAAATATACAACCTTATTTTTATTGTTTTTTATAGCAACTTCTTTTGGTCAAGAGTATGCTGCAGATAGAGCATTTAAAGATTTTTCTTATATAAAATCGGCAAAACTCTATAAAAGAGTGTATCAAAAAGGAGATAGCTCTAAGTTGGTTTTAAGTAGACTGGCAGATTCATATTATTTTAATAATGAAACTGAAGAAGCAGAGAAGTGGTATAGCAAATTATTTAATCTTTATGAACAAGATTCTTTAACAACAGAAAACTATTTTAAATATGCGCAAACGTTAAAAACAAACGGTAATTATAAAGAATCAGATAAATGGTTAACAAAACTTAAAGAGTTTAATACAAAAGATTCTAGAAGTAAGAAGTTAGCAGATAAAACTGATTATCTATCTGAGTTTTCTAAAAACAAAGAAAAGTTTCAACACATACATAATTTATCAATTAACACTCCATATTCAGATTATGGGACATTTATAACAGATAGTTTGGTTTATTTTGCTTCAGCAAGACCAAAGAATTTTAAATCTGGAGATAGAATATATAAGTGGAATGGACAGCCTTTTTTAAATGTATATCAATCAACGGAAAAGGTGATTTCTAATGTTAACGATAGTATTCATAAAAGTGATTTAGTAAATCCTACAAGAGTTATAGATATAAATACTAAATATCATGAAGCTTCAGCAATAGTTACAAAAGATGGGGCTACTATGTATTTTACCAGAGATAATTTTGATGGGAGACGTTTAAGAAATGATAGAAATAATGTTGCACATCTTAAAATTTATAAGGCTACTAAAATTGATGGTGAATGGGATAAAATAGTAGAATTACCATTTAATAGTAATAAGTTTTCTAATGGTCATCCAGCATTAAGTCCTGATGAAAAAACATTGTATTTTGTTTCAGATATGCCAAATGGTTATGGAAAAACAGATTTATACAGGGTTAGAATTTTAGAAAATAATGAGTACGGAACTCCAATAAATTTAGGTGCAGATATTAATACAGAAGGAAGAGAAATGTTTCCTTTTATAAGTAAAGATAATTTTCTGTATTTTTCTTCTGATGGTCATATAGGTTTAGGTTCTTTAGATATTTTTGAATCTAAAATAGATACTGTAGGTTTAGCATTTTCATCAGTAAATAATTTAGCAAAACCAATTAATAGTAAAAAAGATGATTTTTCTTTTTCATTAAATAGCACAAGTAAACGTGGTTATTTTTCATCAAACAGAGCAGGAGGAAAAGGAGATGATGATATTTATTCTTTCTTCGTTTATCCACCTAAAAAGAAAGTAATTCCGGTTTGTAAGCAAGAAATTATTGGTGTGGTAAAAGACGAAATCACTAAAAAATTAATGCCAGGAGCAACCATTATTTTGTTAGATGAAAACAAAAAGGAAGTTGAAAAGTTAGTAGTTGGAAATGATGCAAGTTTTAAATTCATATTGCCATGTGATAAAGAATATACAATAAAAGCTTCTAAGCAATACTATAATGATGATTTACTAAACTTTGTTAGCACACCAGTTAAAGGAGAACTAACTCCAAAAGAATTGTTTTTAAATTTAAATAATGATTTTGTGTATTCAGATAATTTAGAAAAGATTATTAGAATCGATCCAATTTATTTTGATGTAAATAAATCAAAGATTAGACCAGATGCAGCGATAGTTTTAGATAGAGTGGTAGCGATAATGAAAAAATATCCTGAATTAATAGTTAGATCTAGTTCGCATACAGATTCTAGAGGTAGAGATTCGTATAACGAAGCTTTATCTACACGAAGAGCAAACTCTTCAGTACAATATATTGTTTCTAAAGGAATAACTCAAAATAGAATAACTGGAGTTGGATATGGAGAAACACAATTAGTTAACCATTGTGGTAACCGAGTTAGGTGTTCTAAAGATGAACATCAATTAAATAGAAGAACTGAGTTTGTTGTGGTGAATTTTGATAGTAAAAA